A stretch of Henckelia pumila isolate YLH828 chromosome 4, ASM3356847v2, whole genome shotgun sequence DNA encodes these proteins:
- the LOC140864668 gene encoding uncharacterized protein isoform X2, producing MDGLSSICAGIGTLLEDDNGNRFGYEKGDYCSDNLKDLLRFLRRDEPEKRDVFKQVCKWNIVGKDLIPIIEYCQEDRNLMLNAVKILVFLTMPVEPTSTDIPQQIEYLWGLKSTITYSDTVPVAVSLLESPLQNLENESFTEDDWKLVQLVLTLFRNILAIQDISTQQRAVGSASQLLSLRDKFLELLFKENVMDIIIALSQHTGGSHGYLRQDNLLLLEIFYYIFNGQEPELIAKIHCKGSKVEEGDENSMTSLHSIMKEEQENRKLARLRNLSCYSQFTGTYTRVTLDGSKALFKGNPCSVSNDVLRKAQKGHRGPSKKTIWDYGQLPSTRHQILEFLYEFISQFLTGGYDVLMQSIREDIEKEHREIQSSDIVVFFRVAQFVTSFQYYKSLTSKSGNVADKEVQVTTDDGVTLFDGCICGPVSQTLNESMFLMVISKWRYAFEGLKQTNDYKLVSAAGSLVKTMIRMLDLVLKESPEDSDEPRTARALLYKLFYDQTEEGMTHFLLNLIKSFDTHKQSKRDLSNLVETMHVIIRLMENLQSRGFIRVSKKARKKKTKKTMTKKETVCEPSNDNTAAQNKVGTFTCEPSDSVNLLEKETVTAPNSIRPDESVFDKVNEPASEPTNLGSTQLETEDTVVGDNNDDLYLGTDDSSDDEHLVLTNEVDFKVSSLVSALANNTIVWKLCWLLKFYRSNPISTNHFVLSILRRICDDLELSPMLYQLSLLTIFYEILEEQKLKPCKEYENIVTFLTSFIGRMLWEMKNYPLLSVEVLFSKTRRECHYISCGSMLKELNSMKNNNGEGESGTMDDGNHFVEGQKWVRRNIADALGDDDFEKMHHEVGEEDPSEPKYQSIGQSSGELKNSINSILKKGIHGGEISDRDEHSGEEELGRKPKGGYPVLDDELQGKLNDLYEKFKDNSDCCQLIARELDPIGNISAMRISKSLEQLGYKVPAKKKMQNSGTLNKLKHSSSRDLPRVQPNLSIINKSSTLRKPIHSRKRVQDFSVDQEEKIKELFEQYKDHRRCSYMIANELDSMGNISAARVSRKLKQLGLVLHKPKRSDANFHLRDEGSNDVSSKIAGESDDETLLSLRNRSKHKPNGNHTERKKQKIVRKSSEGMMDDEPLSSILVKKKKISPESGEEELMADTTKKNADENNFQFRNIQVSERDEVDATSTNHSSDSESETMRLDSLNASEIRTFENSDTSQDPLFDDQLVDELMDFDEDTDPIRTPKHNVVRRRARMVIDFEDDD from the exons tgAAAATCTTGGTGTTTCTGACTATGCCTGTTGAGCCTACTTCCACTGATATACCACAGCAGATAGAGTATCTATGGGGATTAAAGTCAACGATTACCTATAGTGATACTGTCCCAGTGGCAGTTTCTTTGCTGGAAAGTCCTTTACAAAATTTGGAGAA TGAATCTTTCACAGAAGATGACTGGAAATTGGTCCAGCTGGTCCTTACATTATTTCGAAATATTCTAGCTATTCAAGATATATCAACTCAGCAGAGAGCTGTGGGATCTGCTTCTCAATTGTTATCCCTGCGGGACAAGTTCCTAGAACTGTTGTTCAAGGAGAATGTCATGGACATAATTATAGCATTGTCGCAGCACACTGGTGGTTCTCATGGCTACCTACGTCAAGACAActtgcttttactggaaattttctatTATATATTCAACGGTCAAGAGCCAGAATTAATTGCTAAGATACACTGCAAAGGGTCAAAG GTGGAAGAAGGTGATGAAAATTCAATGACTAGTCTCCATTCAATAATGAAAGAGGAACAAGAGAACAGAAAGTTGGCTAGATTACGCAATCTGAGTTGCTATTCGCAGTTTACTGGAACATATACTCGGGTCACTTTG GATGGTTCTAAAGCACTTTTCAAAGGAAATCCTtgttctgtttccaatgatGTTCTGCGAAAAGCTCAAAAAGGTCACCGAGGCCCGTCAAAAAAAACAATATGGGACTATGGACAACTACCATCTACAAGGCATCAAATCCTGGAATTTCTTTATGAATTTATAAGCCAATTTCTAACAGGGGGATACGATG TGTTGATGCAGTCGATTCGCGAAGATATTGAGAAAGAACATCGGGAAATCCAGAGCAGTGATATTGTAGTTTTCTTTCGCGTTGCTCAATTTGTCACCTCATTCCAATATTACAAGTCCTTAACTTCAAAG TCTGGTAATGTTGCTGACAAGGAAGTACAAGTGACTACCGATGACGGTGTCACTTTGTTTGATGGTTGTATATGCGGACCAGTTTCTCAAACACTGAATGAGTCAATGTTCCTAATGGTGATCTCGAAATGGCGTTATGCATTTGAAGGCTTGAAACAAACAAATGACTATAAGCTTGTTTCTGCAGCTGGATCATTGGTGAAAACCATG ATACGTATGCTAGATTTGGTACTCAAAGAATCCCCAGAAGATTCTGATGAACCTCGAACTGCTCGCGCCCTTTTATACAAGTTGTTCTACGATCAAACAGAGGAAGGGATGACTCATTTTCTTTTGAACCTGATCAAATCATTTGATACTCATAAACAGTCAAAAAG AGATCTATCCAACTTGGTGGAAACCATGCATGTAATCATACGGCTCATGGAGAACCTTCAATCGCGTGGGTTTATAAgg GTATCTAAAAAGGCAAGGAAGAAAAAGACGAAGAAGACAATGACCAAGAAGGAAACTGTTTGTGAACCGAGTAATGATAATACTGCCGCTCAGAACAAGGTTGGTACCTTTACCTGTGAACCATCTGACAGTGTCAACTTGTTGGAAAAGGAAACTGTAACTGCTCCGAACTCCATCAGGCCAGATGAAAGTGTTTTTGATAAGGTTAATGAGCCTGCATCAGAGCCTACTAATTTGGGAAGCACCCAATTAGAGACAGAAGACACGGTTGTAGGTGATAATAATGATGATCTTTATCTGGGAACTGATGATTCTTCAGATGATGAACATCTAGTATTAACCAATGAAGTTGACTTTAAAGTATCTTCTTTGGTTTCTGCGCTTGCAAACAACACCATAGTTTGGAAATTGTGTTGGTTGCTGAAATTTTACAGGAGCAATCCCATTAGCACAAATCATTTCGTTTTAAGCATTCTTCGGAGAATATGTGATGACTTGGAGCTTTCCCCAATGCTATATCAG CTATCACTCCTCACAATATTTTACGAAATCCTGGAAGAGCAAAAGTTAAAGCCATGCAAAGAATATGAGAACATTGTTACTTTTCTCACAAGCTTCATCGGGAGAATGCTATGGGAAATGAAGAATTATCCCCTTCTTTCAGTAGAGGTTCTTTTTTCAAAGACACGGAGGGAATGCCACTACATCAGTTGTGGATCTATGCTAAAAGAGCTCAACAgtatgaaaaataataatggGGAAGGCGAAAGTGGCACCATGGATGATGGAAATCATTTTGTTGAAGGGCAAAAATGGGTTCGCAGGAACATAGCCGATGCCCTGGGTGATGACGATTTTGAAAAGATGCATCACGAAGTCGGAGA GGAAGATCCTTCTGAACCCAAATATCAGTCGATAGGGCAAAGTTCTGGGGAATTAAAGAACAGCATCAACTCAATTCTTAAGAAAGGGATTCATGGGGGCGAAATTTCTGATAG GGACGAGCATTCTGGTGAAGAAGAGCTTGGCAGAAAGCCAAAAGGAGGTTATCCTGTTCTTGATGACGAACTCCAAGGCAAACTCAATGATCTCTATGAGAA GTTTAAAGATAATTCAGATTGCTGTCAGCTCATTGCCAGAGAGCTGGACCCAATTGGAAATATTTCAGCAATGCGAATTTCCAAGTCACTTGAACAGCTCGGATATAAAGTTCCAGCTAAGAAAAAGATGCAAAACTCGGGTACCCTTAATAAACTTAAGCATAGCAGTAGTAGAGATCTTCCAAGGGTGCAGCCAAATTTGTCTATCATCAACAAAAGTTCCACATTGAGAAAACCTAT CCACTCCAGAAAAAGAGTGCAAGATTTTAGCGTTGATCAGGAGGAGAAGATTAAAGAGTTATTTGAGCA GTATAAAGATCACCGGAGGTGCAGTTACATGATTGCTAATGAACTTGACAGCATGGGCAACATTTCTGCAGCCCGGGTCTCTCGCAAACTAAAGCAACTCGGGCTTGTTCTGCACAAACCGAAGAGGAGTGATGCTAACTTTCATTTGAGGGATGAGGGTTCTAATGACGTGTCTTCAAAAATTGCAGGAGAATCCGATGATGAAACGTTGTTATCTCTGCGAAACAG GAGCAAACACAAGCCTAATGGAAACCATACTGAAAGAAAAAAACAGAAGATTGTGCGAAAATCATCTGAAGGCATGATGGATGATGAACCGCTCAGCTCTATTTTGGT aaaaaagaagaaaatatcTCCAGAGAGTGGAGAAGAGGAGCTTATGGCCGACACAACTAAGAAGAATGCTgatgaaaataacttccaatTCAGGAATATTCAGGTTTCAGAAAG GGATGAGGTGGATGCCACAAGTACAAACCATTCAAGTGATTCAGAATCTGAAACAATGAGGCTGGATAGTCTAAATGCATCAGAGATCAGGACTTTCGAAAATTCTGACACTTCACAGGATCCACTCTTCGATGATCAGCTTGTTGATGAGTTGATGGACTTTGACGAGGACACAGATCCCATCCGCACGCCAAAACACAATGTAGTAAGAAGACGGGCTCGGATGGTaattgattttgaggacgacgATTAA
- the LOC140864668 gene encoding uncharacterized protein isoform X1 has product MDGLSSICAGIGTLLEDDNGNRFGYEKGDYCSDNLKDLLRFLRRDEPEKRDVFKQVCKWNIVGKDLIPIIEYCQEDRNLMLNAVKILVFLTMPVEPTSTDIPQQIEYLWGLKSTITYSDTVPVAVSLLESPLQNLENESFTEDDWKLVQLVLTLFRNILAIQDISTQQRAVGSASQLLSLRDKFLELLFKENVMDIIIALSQHTGGSHGYLRQDNLLLLEIFYYIFNGQEPELIAKIHCKGSKVEEGDENSMTSLHSIMKEEQENRKLARLRNLSCYSQFTGTYTRVTLDGSKALFKGNPCSVSNDVLRKAQKGHRGPSKKTIWDYGQLPSTRHQILEFLYEFISQFLTGGYDVLMQSIREDIEKEHREIQSSDIVVFFRVAQFVTSFQYYKSLTSKSGNVADKEVQVTTDDGVTLFDGCICGPVSQTLNESMFLMVISKWRYAFEGLKQTNDYKLVSAAGSLVKTMIRMLDLVLKESPEDSDEPRTARALLYKLFYDQTEEGMTHFLLNLIKSFDTHKQSKRDLSNLVETMHVIIRLMENLQSRGFIRVSKKARKKKTKKTMTKKETVCEPSNDNTAAQNKVGTFTCEPSDSVNLLEKETVTAPNSIRPDESVFDKVNEPASEPTNLGSTQLETEDTVVGDNNDDLYLGTDDSSDDEHLVLTNEVDFKVSSLVSALANNTIVWKLCWLLKFYRSNPISTNHFVLSILRRICDDLELSPMLYQLSLLTIFYEILEEQKLKPCKEYENIVTFLTSFIGRMLWEMKNYPLLSVEVLFSKTRRECHYISCGSMLKELNSMKNNNGEGESGTMDDGNHFVEGQKWVRRNIADALGDDDFEKMHHEVGEEDPSEPKYQSIGQSSGELKNSINSILKKGIHGGEISDRDEHSGEEELGRKPKGGYPVLDDELQGKLNDLYEKFKDNSDCCQLIARELDPIGNISAMRISKSLEQLGYKVPAKKKMQNSGTLNKLKHSSSRDLPRVQPNLSIINKSSTLRKPMYVHSRKRVQDFSVDQEEKIKELFEQYKDHRRCSYMIANELDSMGNISAARVSRKLKQLGLVLHKPKRSDANFHLRDEGSNDVSSKIAGESDDETLLSLRNRSKHKPNGNHTERKKQKIVRKSSEGMMDDEPLSSILVKKKKISPESGEEELMADTTKKNADENNFQFRNIQVSERDEVDATSTNHSSDSESETMRLDSLNASEIRTFENSDTSQDPLFDDQLVDELMDFDEDTDPIRTPKHNVVRRRARMVIDFEDDD; this is encoded by the exons tgAAAATCTTGGTGTTTCTGACTATGCCTGTTGAGCCTACTTCCACTGATATACCACAGCAGATAGAGTATCTATGGGGATTAAAGTCAACGATTACCTATAGTGATACTGTCCCAGTGGCAGTTTCTTTGCTGGAAAGTCCTTTACAAAATTTGGAGAA TGAATCTTTCACAGAAGATGACTGGAAATTGGTCCAGCTGGTCCTTACATTATTTCGAAATATTCTAGCTATTCAAGATATATCAACTCAGCAGAGAGCTGTGGGATCTGCTTCTCAATTGTTATCCCTGCGGGACAAGTTCCTAGAACTGTTGTTCAAGGAGAATGTCATGGACATAATTATAGCATTGTCGCAGCACACTGGTGGTTCTCATGGCTACCTACGTCAAGACAActtgcttttactggaaattttctatTATATATTCAACGGTCAAGAGCCAGAATTAATTGCTAAGATACACTGCAAAGGGTCAAAG GTGGAAGAAGGTGATGAAAATTCAATGACTAGTCTCCATTCAATAATGAAAGAGGAACAAGAGAACAGAAAGTTGGCTAGATTACGCAATCTGAGTTGCTATTCGCAGTTTACTGGAACATATACTCGGGTCACTTTG GATGGTTCTAAAGCACTTTTCAAAGGAAATCCTtgttctgtttccaatgatGTTCTGCGAAAAGCTCAAAAAGGTCACCGAGGCCCGTCAAAAAAAACAATATGGGACTATGGACAACTACCATCTACAAGGCATCAAATCCTGGAATTTCTTTATGAATTTATAAGCCAATTTCTAACAGGGGGATACGATG TGTTGATGCAGTCGATTCGCGAAGATATTGAGAAAGAACATCGGGAAATCCAGAGCAGTGATATTGTAGTTTTCTTTCGCGTTGCTCAATTTGTCACCTCATTCCAATATTACAAGTCCTTAACTTCAAAG TCTGGTAATGTTGCTGACAAGGAAGTACAAGTGACTACCGATGACGGTGTCACTTTGTTTGATGGTTGTATATGCGGACCAGTTTCTCAAACACTGAATGAGTCAATGTTCCTAATGGTGATCTCGAAATGGCGTTATGCATTTGAAGGCTTGAAACAAACAAATGACTATAAGCTTGTTTCTGCAGCTGGATCATTGGTGAAAACCATG ATACGTATGCTAGATTTGGTACTCAAAGAATCCCCAGAAGATTCTGATGAACCTCGAACTGCTCGCGCCCTTTTATACAAGTTGTTCTACGATCAAACAGAGGAAGGGATGACTCATTTTCTTTTGAACCTGATCAAATCATTTGATACTCATAAACAGTCAAAAAG AGATCTATCCAACTTGGTGGAAACCATGCATGTAATCATACGGCTCATGGAGAACCTTCAATCGCGTGGGTTTATAAgg GTATCTAAAAAGGCAAGGAAGAAAAAGACGAAGAAGACAATGACCAAGAAGGAAACTGTTTGTGAACCGAGTAATGATAATACTGCCGCTCAGAACAAGGTTGGTACCTTTACCTGTGAACCATCTGACAGTGTCAACTTGTTGGAAAAGGAAACTGTAACTGCTCCGAACTCCATCAGGCCAGATGAAAGTGTTTTTGATAAGGTTAATGAGCCTGCATCAGAGCCTACTAATTTGGGAAGCACCCAATTAGAGACAGAAGACACGGTTGTAGGTGATAATAATGATGATCTTTATCTGGGAACTGATGATTCTTCAGATGATGAACATCTAGTATTAACCAATGAAGTTGACTTTAAAGTATCTTCTTTGGTTTCTGCGCTTGCAAACAACACCATAGTTTGGAAATTGTGTTGGTTGCTGAAATTTTACAGGAGCAATCCCATTAGCACAAATCATTTCGTTTTAAGCATTCTTCGGAGAATATGTGATGACTTGGAGCTTTCCCCAATGCTATATCAG CTATCACTCCTCACAATATTTTACGAAATCCTGGAAGAGCAAAAGTTAAAGCCATGCAAAGAATATGAGAACATTGTTACTTTTCTCACAAGCTTCATCGGGAGAATGCTATGGGAAATGAAGAATTATCCCCTTCTTTCAGTAGAGGTTCTTTTTTCAAAGACACGGAGGGAATGCCACTACATCAGTTGTGGATCTATGCTAAAAGAGCTCAACAgtatgaaaaataataatggGGAAGGCGAAAGTGGCACCATGGATGATGGAAATCATTTTGTTGAAGGGCAAAAATGGGTTCGCAGGAACATAGCCGATGCCCTGGGTGATGACGATTTTGAAAAGATGCATCACGAAGTCGGAGA GGAAGATCCTTCTGAACCCAAATATCAGTCGATAGGGCAAAGTTCTGGGGAATTAAAGAACAGCATCAACTCAATTCTTAAGAAAGGGATTCATGGGGGCGAAATTTCTGATAG GGACGAGCATTCTGGTGAAGAAGAGCTTGGCAGAAAGCCAAAAGGAGGTTATCCTGTTCTTGATGACGAACTCCAAGGCAAACTCAATGATCTCTATGAGAA GTTTAAAGATAATTCAGATTGCTGTCAGCTCATTGCCAGAGAGCTGGACCCAATTGGAAATATTTCAGCAATGCGAATTTCCAAGTCACTTGAACAGCTCGGATATAAAGTTCCAGCTAAGAAAAAGATGCAAAACTCGGGTACCCTTAATAAACTTAAGCATAGCAGTAGTAGAGATCTTCCAAGGGTGCAGCCAAATTTGTCTATCATCAACAAAAGTTCCACATTGAGAAAACCTATGTATGT CCACTCCAGAAAAAGAGTGCAAGATTTTAGCGTTGATCAGGAGGAGAAGATTAAAGAGTTATTTGAGCA GTATAAAGATCACCGGAGGTGCAGTTACATGATTGCTAATGAACTTGACAGCATGGGCAACATTTCTGCAGCCCGGGTCTCTCGCAAACTAAAGCAACTCGGGCTTGTTCTGCACAAACCGAAGAGGAGTGATGCTAACTTTCATTTGAGGGATGAGGGTTCTAATGACGTGTCTTCAAAAATTGCAGGAGAATCCGATGATGAAACGTTGTTATCTCTGCGAAACAG GAGCAAACACAAGCCTAATGGAAACCATACTGAAAGAAAAAAACAGAAGATTGTGCGAAAATCATCTGAAGGCATGATGGATGATGAACCGCTCAGCTCTATTTTGGT aaaaaagaagaaaatatcTCCAGAGAGTGGAGAAGAGGAGCTTATGGCCGACACAACTAAGAAGAATGCTgatgaaaataacttccaatTCAGGAATATTCAGGTTTCAGAAAG GGATGAGGTGGATGCCACAAGTACAAACCATTCAAGTGATTCAGAATCTGAAACAATGAGGCTGGATAGTCTAAATGCATCAGAGATCAGGACTTTCGAAAATTCTGACACTTCACAGGATCCACTCTTCGATGATCAGCTTGTTGATGAGTTGATGGACTTTGACGAGGACACAGATCCCATCCGCACGCCAAAACACAATGTAGTAAGAAGACGGGCTCGGATGGTaattgattttgaggacgacgATTAA
- the LOC140864668 gene encoding uncharacterized protein isoform X3, giving the protein MDGLSSICAGIGTLLEDDNGNRFGYEKGDYCSDNLKDLLRFLRRDEPEKRDVFKQVCKWNIVGKDLIPIIEYCQEDRNLMLNAVKILVFLTMPVEPTSTDIPQQIEYLWGLKSTITYSDTVPVAVSLLESPLQNLENESFTEDDWKLVQLVLTLFRNILAIQDISTQQRAVGSASQLLSLRDKFLELLFKENVMDIIIALSQHTGGSHGYLRQDNLLLLEIFYYIFNGQEPELIAKIHCKGSKVEEGDENSMTSLHSIMKEEQENRKLARLRNLSCYSQFTGTYTRVTLDGSKALFKGNPCSVSNDVLRKAQKGHRGPSKKTIWDYGQLPSTRHQILEFLYEFISQFLTGGYDVLMQSIREDIEKEHREIQSSDIVVFFRVAQFVTSFQYYKSLTSKSGNVADKEVQVTTDDGVTLFDGCICGPVSQTLNESMFLMVISKWRYAFEGLKQTNDYKLVSAAGSLVKTMIRMLDLVLKESPEDSDEPRTARALLYKLFYDQTEEGMTHFLLNLIKSFDTHKQSKRDLSNLVETMHVIIRLMENLQSRGFIRVSKKARKKKTKKTMTKKETVCEPSNDNTAAQNKVGTFTCEPSDSVNLLEKETVTAPNSIRPDESVFDKVNEPASEPTNLGSTQLETEDTVVGDNNDDLYLGTDDSSDDEHLVLTNEVDFKVSSLVSALANNTIVWKLCWLLKFYRSNPISTNHFVLSILRRICDDLELSPMLYQLSLLTIFYEILEEQKLKPCKEYENIVTFLTSFIGRMLWEMKNYPLLSVEVLFSKTRRECHYISCGSMLKELNSMKNNNGEGESGTMDDGNHFVEGQKWVRRNIADALGDDDFEKMHHEVGEEDPSEPKYQSIGQSSGELKNSINSILKKGIHGGEISDRDEHSGEEELGRKPKGGYPVLDDELQGKLNDLYEKFKDNSDCCQLIARELDPIGNISAMRISKSLEQLGYKVPAKKKMQNSGTLNKLKHSSSRDLPRVQPNLSIINKSSTLRKPMYVHSRKRVQDFSVDQEEKIKELFEQYKDHRRCSYMIANELDSMGNISAARVSRKLKQLGLVLHKPKRSDANFHLRDEGSNDVSSKIAGESDDETLLSLRNRSKHKPNGNHTERKKQKIVRKSSEGMMDDEPLSSILVKKKKISPESGEEELMADTTKKNADENNFQFRNIQVSERFARELWITFIMFFNCS; this is encoded by the exons tgAAAATCTTGGTGTTTCTGACTATGCCTGTTGAGCCTACTTCCACTGATATACCACAGCAGATAGAGTATCTATGGGGATTAAAGTCAACGATTACCTATAGTGATACTGTCCCAGTGGCAGTTTCTTTGCTGGAAAGTCCTTTACAAAATTTGGAGAA TGAATCTTTCACAGAAGATGACTGGAAATTGGTCCAGCTGGTCCTTACATTATTTCGAAATATTCTAGCTATTCAAGATATATCAACTCAGCAGAGAGCTGTGGGATCTGCTTCTCAATTGTTATCCCTGCGGGACAAGTTCCTAGAACTGTTGTTCAAGGAGAATGTCATGGACATAATTATAGCATTGTCGCAGCACACTGGTGGTTCTCATGGCTACCTACGTCAAGACAActtgcttttactggaaattttctatTATATATTCAACGGTCAAGAGCCAGAATTAATTGCTAAGATACACTGCAAAGGGTCAAAG GTGGAAGAAGGTGATGAAAATTCAATGACTAGTCTCCATTCAATAATGAAAGAGGAACAAGAGAACAGAAAGTTGGCTAGATTACGCAATCTGAGTTGCTATTCGCAGTTTACTGGAACATATACTCGGGTCACTTTG GATGGTTCTAAAGCACTTTTCAAAGGAAATCCTtgttctgtttccaatgatGTTCTGCGAAAAGCTCAAAAAGGTCACCGAGGCCCGTCAAAAAAAACAATATGGGACTATGGACAACTACCATCTACAAGGCATCAAATCCTGGAATTTCTTTATGAATTTATAAGCCAATTTCTAACAGGGGGATACGATG TGTTGATGCAGTCGATTCGCGAAGATATTGAGAAAGAACATCGGGAAATCCAGAGCAGTGATATTGTAGTTTTCTTTCGCGTTGCTCAATTTGTCACCTCATTCCAATATTACAAGTCCTTAACTTCAAAG TCTGGTAATGTTGCTGACAAGGAAGTACAAGTGACTACCGATGACGGTGTCACTTTGTTTGATGGTTGTATATGCGGACCAGTTTCTCAAACACTGAATGAGTCAATGTTCCTAATGGTGATCTCGAAATGGCGTTATGCATTTGAAGGCTTGAAACAAACAAATGACTATAAGCTTGTTTCTGCAGCTGGATCATTGGTGAAAACCATG ATACGTATGCTAGATTTGGTACTCAAAGAATCCCCAGAAGATTCTGATGAACCTCGAACTGCTCGCGCCCTTTTATACAAGTTGTTCTACGATCAAACAGAGGAAGGGATGACTCATTTTCTTTTGAACCTGATCAAATCATTTGATACTCATAAACAGTCAAAAAG AGATCTATCCAACTTGGTGGAAACCATGCATGTAATCATACGGCTCATGGAGAACCTTCAATCGCGTGGGTTTATAAgg GTATCTAAAAAGGCAAGGAAGAAAAAGACGAAGAAGACAATGACCAAGAAGGAAACTGTTTGTGAACCGAGTAATGATAATACTGCCGCTCAGAACAAGGTTGGTACCTTTACCTGTGAACCATCTGACAGTGTCAACTTGTTGGAAAAGGAAACTGTAACTGCTCCGAACTCCATCAGGCCAGATGAAAGTGTTTTTGATAAGGTTAATGAGCCTGCATCAGAGCCTACTAATTTGGGAAGCACCCAATTAGAGACAGAAGACACGGTTGTAGGTGATAATAATGATGATCTTTATCTGGGAACTGATGATTCTTCAGATGATGAACATCTAGTATTAACCAATGAAGTTGACTTTAAAGTATCTTCTTTGGTTTCTGCGCTTGCAAACAACACCATAGTTTGGAAATTGTGTTGGTTGCTGAAATTTTACAGGAGCAATCCCATTAGCACAAATCATTTCGTTTTAAGCATTCTTCGGAGAATATGTGATGACTTGGAGCTTTCCCCAATGCTATATCAG CTATCACTCCTCACAATATTTTACGAAATCCTGGAAGAGCAAAAGTTAAAGCCATGCAAAGAATATGAGAACATTGTTACTTTTCTCACAAGCTTCATCGGGAGAATGCTATGGGAAATGAAGAATTATCCCCTTCTTTCAGTAGAGGTTCTTTTTTCAAAGACACGGAGGGAATGCCACTACATCAGTTGTGGATCTATGCTAAAAGAGCTCAACAgtatgaaaaataataatggGGAAGGCGAAAGTGGCACCATGGATGATGGAAATCATTTTGTTGAAGGGCAAAAATGGGTTCGCAGGAACATAGCCGATGCCCTGGGTGATGACGATTTTGAAAAGATGCATCACGAAGTCGGAGA GGAAGATCCTTCTGAACCCAAATATCAGTCGATAGGGCAAAGTTCTGGGGAATTAAAGAACAGCATCAACTCAATTCTTAAGAAAGGGATTCATGGGGGCGAAATTTCTGATAG GGACGAGCATTCTGGTGAAGAAGAGCTTGGCAGAAAGCCAAAAGGAGGTTATCCTGTTCTTGATGACGAACTCCAAGGCAAACTCAATGATCTCTATGAGAA GTTTAAAGATAATTCAGATTGCTGTCAGCTCATTGCCAGAGAGCTGGACCCAATTGGAAATATTTCAGCAATGCGAATTTCCAAGTCACTTGAACAGCTCGGATATAAAGTTCCAGCTAAGAAAAAGATGCAAAACTCGGGTACCCTTAATAAACTTAAGCATAGCAGTAGTAGAGATCTTCCAAGGGTGCAGCCAAATTTGTCTATCATCAACAAAAGTTCCACATTGAGAAAACCTATGTATGT CCACTCCAGAAAAAGAGTGCAAGATTTTAGCGTTGATCAGGAGGAGAAGATTAAAGAGTTATTTGAGCA GTATAAAGATCACCGGAGGTGCAGTTACATGATTGCTAATGAACTTGACAGCATGGGCAACATTTCTGCAGCCCGGGTCTCTCGCAAACTAAAGCAACTCGGGCTTGTTCTGCACAAACCGAAGAGGAGTGATGCTAACTTTCATTTGAGGGATGAGGGTTCTAATGACGTGTCTTCAAAAATTGCAGGAGAATCCGATGATGAAACGTTGTTATCTCTGCGAAACAG GAGCAAACACAAGCCTAATGGAAACCATACTGAAAGAAAAAAACAGAAGATTGTGCGAAAATCATCTGAAGGCATGATGGATGATGAACCGCTCAGCTCTATTTTGGT aaaaaagaagaaaatatcTCCAGAGAGTGGAGAAGAGGAGCTTATGGCCGACACAACTAAGAAGAATGCTgatgaaaataacttccaatTCAGGAATATTCAGGTTTCAGAAAG GTTTGCTCGGGAATTGTGGATCACTTTCATCATGTTCTTTAATTGCAGCTAA